GCTTCTTCAGGCAGGAGCATCATGCCCTCAGTTCTGCAGTAAGAAAAGAACTCTCACTGGAGACTACATCTCTCACTTTTATGACTGCATTGGTTAAACTGTTCTGTTTAGAGCCAGTTTACAACAGACAGTGTCCCCACAGTACACAGGAGTAAACAAGAAGCCTAAAGAATCAGCTGGGTTAATTTTGTCAGATCCTACTATTTCTTCTTTTGACTTGAAACAATTTGATTCTGTCCTGCCTGCCCTCGCCTCTGGGCACTTTGTCTAGCTGCAGTGTGTGACAGTGGTATGAAAAGCTGGTATGTCTGTACAAATGATAGCTTGTGTCTctacaggaaaaatataattctgTAAATGCTAAGTGGTTTTTATTAGTTAGATGTAGATATTGGAAGCTAGAAGCAAACAGcagtacagaaataatttcagcatATGGATATAGCTCATATTAAATTAGACATTCACTATGCAAACTTGTTTGTAGtctctttttcttcactgtCTTTTGGACTAAATTAGCTGTAGGACTTGAAGCTTCTTGACAAACTCTGAGATGCTGATCCTGTAAAATTCTTCATCAAGATCAGTGGCACTCAAAAAGTACACATGATGCTCACTATTTGTTTCAGTTATACATCTTGGATATTTCTGTTTATCTGGAATTTTCTTGTGTGGAATCAGCTATATTTCTCCACAATGTCCTTCTTTGGTTTTAGTCTGTGCTACTAAAGCCCCTtcatataatttcttttcctgctgagaGGAAGACAGGCAGTcctgaatttaattttactttactTGGACTCTGAAGTTATTCCTTCTCAGCAGAGGTTTCAGTGAAGTCAGTACAGAGTTTGTAGCTCTCAAATGTGGGCCAAGCAACAACTGTGACGTAGCAGTGCTGCAGTGAAGCTCCTGGGATGGATTGTGCAAGCCCTGCTTTTTGCAGCCTGTGTGGGATGAGACAGGAGGAGCCTGTCCCCCATCTGCCTGTACTGGGTATGAAAGAATAGAATGATGCAAACATGATCTTTTCTTCCTTGGTTCAGAACAGAGGCTATGCAAAGGGGAATCAGACCTTCAGCCACTGCATCAGCAAATGTGACAGAAGCAACTTTGGCAGCACCACACTGAGGAGCTACAATGAGCAAGGCAGGGTGAACTCTGCTCTCTGCCGTTGTGCATGGGGAGATGCAGAGGTGGTTGGTCTGATTTTGTGTATAAATTACTGCCCTCAAGCTCTTTATATGCATGTAAATAAGAATCTAAAGCAACTTATCTTTTATTCTTGGCACAGTGCCATTCTGGAGAGATCTCTGCTGGCATATGTTGTGCTGAAGTGCTGGAATGATTCAGCGTAGCTTTTTAGGGCTGAGTTGAACGTTCTTCTTGCACTGATCTTCCCTGCATGCTGCTCTTCTTCCCTGCTGGGAGCCCTTCTCCCAGGAGAAGCCCTTCTCCAGCCTGCCTGCCTCCTACGGCCGTGTCATGTAGCTTGTGACAATCTGCTCTCTTGAATCATGCTCAGTCTggttcagctgctctgtgcaagaTCTCACTATTTTCCTTTGGCATTTGCATGAGACCAGCACACAAATGCTTCTGATCATGAAAATCCCATGTATGACTGTGAAGTAGCTGCCATAAATTaaaaactgggagaggaggagaaaaaggcagaacaATTAATGAAAAACACATTAGAGAAATGCTGCCTCTTCTGAAGATGACAGTCACTCTGATTTTCTTTACTTGTGTTCCTGGCAGTTTCTGTACACTTGAGTTTTTGCTTTGTGATTAAGCAAAATCTCAGCTTTTCAAGTATACAGCAGATAATTGTGAAATGAAGAACTGCCCCTTTCTTCCATTCCTTATGTCTGAATAAACGTcagacagggagagggatgaaaacaggactttttttctgtaagtgcAAAATGTAGAAGTAGCTTCATTACCCACATGGTCATGAATAATCTGTCTGAAGAGCCTGAGTTcatccttgttttgcttttgcacTTTTCAGTAACTGTCACCATAATGGCTTCAGTAAATACACTGTGATTTTATATCAGTATTTCCAACAACAATGGCAAGGCTATTTATGAAGTCCTACATATTCCtgtctttaattttaaagatttaaggCTTGATTCAATCTTTACTCTTTCAAAGTTGCTTTTGCCTTCTCTGTCCAGAGTGCAAATAGCTTTAGTCTTTTTCAGACCCATTAGAGTAGAAAGCTGCCCCAGCTGAGAGCCCATCTGAGAAAATGCAGAAGTCAGTAGGTTTCAGTTGACTGAAGTTAGGGACACAGCTTTGGGATATCCCATCCCAAATGAACTGCCCAAGCTATGGGCAGAAGACTCTATTGTACATGTTGAGAAACAAACCAACAGTttgctcctgagctggaattaGAAGTTACTTGAgctgaaataaataatccaGACTGTGCCTCATGGTCCTGAGCTCCCATTCTGCATCTGACAAAACCAGTCTGTGCTTTTGGGAAGAGAGGATGTTGTTCAGTGTCCTGTTAACTACTGAAACTGGTTGGATAGCAGGGCCTGGTTAGTTATGTTCAGTGAATCTCCCTTTAAAAAGTCATAGACTAGCATCACTAATCCTAAATGCATTAGAAGGCAAAAGGGAAGAATGACAATAAATAATGATGAATGACAAGGGAAGAACAAGATGTTTGGATTTCTGTAGAAGAAAGATAATTAAGTTATCCTTGGCCATAGAAATTTTGAAGATGACTTGGCCAACAAGTAAATAGGAAGTAAGGTAACTGCACTTACTTGGGTCACTATGTCCAGTCCCAGGCCTCTTGAATCTACGACAACTATTGTGAGAATGGTCTGAATTAGCAGGGCAATGAAGTTGTTGAATCCAAACATCAGGGCATAGCGTTCCATGCTCAGATTGACAGCGATCTGGAACCTAACAGGAAACTGGCAGGTCAGTCACTTCCCCCTGGGAAAGCTATTGCTGTCTTCAGTCGATGGAGAGAAAATGATTCATGGAGATGGTGCATCAAGGACAGAGGAAATGGTACTTCAtctgtttatttgtttccttgctttctctaaaaaaatcaaaatgtctGGAGTacaataatgtattttaatgtttttttgaaCTGCATGGGCTGCTTTTCTAACCCCTGCTATCAGACAATTGGGTAGAATGTCATTTCTCTGTACCCTTCCCCTTTGCTCCTTCTCTGCCTGCACAGACTGTGCCAGACAGGCTGTAAAGAGTCCATGGCTGGAAGCTTTCAGAGACCTGGCCAGGCAAAGCTGTGGCctgctctggcactggaagcagttctgccctgcctggcaggtCACTGTGGGTATCTTCTAACCAAACTTTCTGTGGTGACAAGTCACATTTTGCTTTGTGATTTGACAGTGGAGGTAACATGCTGCTTATTTCTGTCAAGAGCCTGTAGATTTTTACTTGTGATatcttttttgaaaataatcagaatatCTTTTCTTGCAATGTATACTTGCAGACTTTCTATACAAACAAAAGGGTGTCATTCCTTCAGGATTAATTTTCAATGATTTTAGCTTGGGAGTTTTTTGCAAGATTTTActttgttggggatttttttagaatatatttaaatagTCCAGGTGTAATTCACTATAATGCAGTAAGAATCTACAAAGATGACAATTAAGAGCTCACTTGGCTTCCTCCAAAATGGGCATAACCTTACCATGCATTATAATgttagcaatttttttaaatggcgTCTGAATAATTTTGGAGTTTGACAAAAAGTGCAGCCAGTATTTTTGTTAAGGAAATAGTGCAGTATGTCTAAAGACATGCCAATCAAGAAAATGACTGCAGCAAtagcattttatatttattacacAGGATAAAAcatttgttattaatattatttatacatttctatttctgatAACAGAATAGCTTGGTCTCCCATGAGATCTCATTTGAGTTTATATGTCTGatgttccctttttttctttctttacatcTTAATATCATTAATGATTATATGGTATAAAATTATGTTGAGGAACACTTTATGTGGAGCCTTTTTCTGCATTCATGCAGTTCATGGGATGCTAAAAGGTTTAGCTGTAGGGGGTCTAAGCATAAGGTGATTCTAAAGGATGCCTGTCGAGGTATGCTTGTTCCTATTGTGCACTTTGCATCTTTCAtgccaggaaggagaaaaatggctTCTACATTTTGCTGTTACCATTGCCTTTAGTAATAACATTATCTTGTACcttgtttaatttcttcttagGTAAATGCTTGATGTTCTTTtgacaatttttctttcctggttgTTTGGAAGAATGAAAACAACATAACCAGACATTTAAGTGTCCTTACCTAAACAGTTACGTCTAGCATTAGGTCAGCTACCTCTGAGGAAAAGGATGCACAAAGCAAACTCAAAGTAGGGTCAGTATTCTGTGCATGATGGCAGCATTGTGAAGATTTGTACTTACGTTGCAATTGTCAGAAGGAGCACATAGCATGCCTTGAAAATGAGATATCCAGCATAACATGCCCAGATGCTGGTAGAGAAGTGCATGAGAAACAAACAACCAGCATCTATTGCAGAGAAGAACCCTAAAGCCAGTTCTCCAAAATGGTCCCAGTTAATCTTCATATATTGCACTAGGAAAGATGTTACTGAGcctagaaaaagagaaaaaaatatgagtAAATATTGTATCTGTTCCACTGCTTGTATGATCAAGCCTTGCCACACTCACATGCCGAAAGGCAATGCTGAATAATGAAGTAGTTtgaattttgaaagcatttctgATGACTTCTGCAGCTGTGCAGATGACTGATCATCTTAAGACAACTGCATATATCAAGTCTATGCCGTTCCGTTCTTAGTGTTTTATTCCACTTCACAGGATAAACTGTAATGTAGAAGGATTCATTATTTAGGTGTCTGTACACAGCATGTGTCTCTGGGGAAAGAATTAGGAACATGGTTTGGACTTCAAGAAGTAAACTCTTTTCACCTTCTCCTAGCTCATTGCACAGCTAGGCTAGTAAGCCTTCTATTGAAACAGTTTAGCTCTGTGCACCTCATAGAGGGGATTTAGCTCTGTGCATCTCATTGTCAAAAAAAGTGAGTTTTGAGGCATCAAGGAAGTATATCCAAGGAATGAGAAAGGATAGGTTTGCTTTCAGTGGGCCTCCTAAAAGATGCATCTGTTGCAAAGATAAGCCACCTGACTGCCCATCTTGGGGGTCCCAGACAATTAAAAAACTTCTGTACTTATACAATGAGAAACAGGCAAGTCcataagagagaaaaattcaTCAGGGAGTATTTGGGAGGTCTTCTAGTTCATTATTCACTTGGTCTATTTAGTTGCCTACTGCAAGAGTAGTATCTGTCAGGTGTGGTGCAGACGTGTGTATTTTTCATGGTAGAACACACCCCCACATCTTGTGCAAGTTCTTTACAACAGCACAATGTGAGGCAAGCAGGGCGGTATCCTCTGATGTTACCTTTTGATAACCTCTCTTTGCTTGTGTGGTTCAAGCATCTGCTCctggcagaaaagcagaacGGTTCACATCAGTATCGTAAGGATTCACAGGGTccttttttccatgaaaatctTTGTGTCTTGCCAtgactaaattttttctttttgtcttgttGCACAAGTGTATTTCACTAGAAAACTATCTTAACAGGAGGATTATGTTCTTTTTATGTAAAGTTTTATGGAAAACTTCTCTCATTGATGTAAGCTGATGGCATTGTTATGGGAACACTGCAATACttgttttggggaaaagaaCACCCAATAGCCTCATCCAGAGAAACAGAGGTGCTTCTGAATGCATTTACCAGCTAGGTGCAATGTCTGTGTGACTTGCACACTTTCTGCATGCTGGTAAGATACAGTTATTTGTCTTGTACTAAAGAAAAACCAACATAACTCACATTTGAACTGTTGTACATCAAAGACCTAGGTCTGGACTGCACAGAGTGTGCACTGGTTCCCTGGAGTGCCTGCAAAGGAATGGCACTTTGAAAGTTTACTCATGTGAAGCTTCAGAGGCCGTAATTGTAATCAATGTTTAAACACTGACTTACTCAGAAACATTGCTATTGCTTCGACAGCTCCGTTGtacactgcagagctgtgggaggggGCTCGCAGGTCCCACAGCACCTGGACATAATTCACCACCTGGTTAAAGCCGGCCGTGGCCAGAGCCCACCACAGGGACCAGTAGAGGAGTTTGCGGGAGCCGTAGCAATCCCTCaggtccctgcccagctgcagcagcacgcTGAGCATGTGCCCCTGGGGCCTGGcattcccagcctggggctgggggctcgggcccctggcagcagcctcGGGGCTCCTTTCCTGCGGGCAGCTCgaggggctgtgggcagtgccCGCAGCCAGCCCTTTGtcaggccctggcagaggcTCAGGGCCATCCTTCCTGTGGAAGAACATGCTCCTCTGGGGCATGGGCAGGAAGAATGCACACAGGAAGGCCACGGACACGGAAGCCAAGGTCATGGCGTTGAGGTAGAAGTAGGAGACGTGTGCTAAGGACAccagcagctgtcccagcacGGCGGCCACGGTGGCTGCCACCAGAGTGACGCTCCTGCAGTAGCTGGTGACCCTCTGGTAGTGCTGGGTGCTGACCACGCTGTAGATGTAGGCGTAATAGGCCACCTCGGTGGCTGTGACCATGCCGTAGAAGAATTCCACCACCTGCATGGCCACCACTCCATgtgcaaagagcagcaggagccaggtgACGATGaggctggagccctgcaggagcagcacggGCTTGTAGCGCACGTAGTCTGTGAGCAGGAACACTGGGAAAAGGAGAGCGAGGTAGGAGTATGTCCAAACTGGCAGAATCTGGTTGGTAACCTAGAACAGAAGAGGAaatgttgtttttattgttgAGGAAAGGAAGttcatgtattttaaattgtgttttagAGGGAAgttttttctctgaaggaatTCATAAAATATATAACCACATTCAATCAGCATGGGACTGTTGGGCAGGCAAATGGATCTTGGATACATTAAatggatattttatttatgcagtCTGCTGCAAATTGTGACCTGCCAGAACTGGTTAaaattgtacttttttttcttttagtatttaaaaaaaaaaaatctttgaacaGTGTTTTCCCTTTCTATTTTCACTACttcaattaaaagaaatcaTAGAATAAAATTATACCTCATCTATGGTCAGGTTTTTGTCTGGTCCTGTTAGATAGGGTGTTAGGAAAGGTTCTGATGGTTTCATCATGTAGAAGAATCCATAGAGGCAGAGGATCAGGGTGGGAAAAACCCAGGTGTTGGTTTTCTCTTGCTTCCAACAGCCCATGGCCTCTGCAGCAAAGCTGAGAAGAAAGTTTGTTAAATAATGATACTGCCCATGCAAGTGCAAAGAGATCTTCTACTTCATTTTTATTACGTGGTTTCTAGTACCAAGGAGCAGTCTTTAGAGGCTGAcagttcaaaataatttttatttgtaatgtTAAAGTGAACAGCTATTCCTTACATATGTCTGCTGCTCTTTTTGtagaaaatgcataaaaatgaaTTGGAAGATCCTTGACTGGGAGACAAACGACCCTGTCATTCCATCTGCACTGACCAAGATAAACACAGGAAAAGCCTTTCTAGATAGAAGTGGCTGAAGACAGCTGAGCACTGAGATTTCCCTCGACACCATTACTGATCACAGCCAAGCACCTTGTTGAATAACAAGGATAACTATGGAGCCTAGCAGATGTGAGCTGCTAATAAATACCGAAAGGATGTCAAGCCAGACTCCCATCTGGAATTATCCCATCTGGAATTATCTGGACTTCATGAGAAGTCCATTTTGGATACAGACatcttattttccatttataaaaGTGGTCACAGAAGGTTAACAGTCCATGCTAAAATGAAATGAAGCAGATATTTTTGTTCTTGTCACTAGGTGAGGTGATAGAATAAATTGAAATTTGCATCTCTGCTGGACAGAGCCCAAACAGAAGCCAAAATGGGTGTAATGGGGGCATGCAAAGGAAATAGGCAGTCAGTTAATATCCATATTCATGTTAGTATAGGCAATGTCAAGAACCTTAACGTGTGCAGTTTATGTTTTGGAGCCCTTTCCAGTTTGTGTATTAGCAGATGGGATTTCTATCACTCTGCTTTTGACTTACCTACTTCTTTCCTGataactcttttttttaaggcaaacaCTGAATCTtacaaaaatctttaaaattaagTAGTGATTTTTCACAAGGTTTTTTGTAAAAGCCGAAGGAAGGTCTATTCAGCCCTCACCAGCCATGTCCTGATGAGTACATCACTCCAGGTGGGATGGGCAGAGGATCCTTTTTTATAGGATGTGATGTGTATACAGCATTATGCATCTTCTTTTCTAATTTCATGTTATGACAGCACATTTTACTGGCAGTCTCAAGCACTAAGACATGAGTGCAGATCAAAGGAAATCTGAATTACTTCCTTTGCTACATAAGAGCCAAAGCATGGGCATGACAGGATTTCCAGCAGAAAcgagcccagctctgtgtcagctctgcagtgtgaaCCACTAGATGGCAAGGTGACCCCAGCAAGGCAAAACGAGCTCGGCAGGGCCGTGAGACACTGagtgctgcaggaaggaagcacttctgcccctccttcctcctggcTGTT
This Catharus ustulatus isolate bCatUst1 chromosome 10, bCatUst1.pri.v2, whole genome shotgun sequence DNA region includes the following protein-coding sequences:
- the LOC117000528 gene encoding thiamine transporter 2-like, coding for MGCWKQEKTNTWVFPTLILCLYGFFYMMKPSEPFLTPYLTGPDKNLTIDEVTNQILPVWTYSYLALLFPVFLLTDYVRYKPVLLLQGSSLIVTWLLLLFAHGVVAMQVVEFFYGMVTATEVAYYAYIYSVVSTQHYQRVTSYCRSVTLVAATVAAVLGQLLVSLAHVSYFYLNAMTLASVSVAFLCAFFLPMPQRSMFFHRKDGPEPLPGPDKGLAAGTAHSPSSCPQERSPEAAARGPSPQPQAGNARPQGHMLSVLLQLGRDLRDCYGSRKLLYWSLWWALATAGFNQVVNYVQVLWDLRAPSHSSAVYNGAVEAIAMFLSSVTSFLVQYMKINWDHFGELALGFFSAIDAGCLFLMHFSTSIWACYAGYLIFKACYVLLLTIATFQIAVNLSMERYALMFGFNNFIALLIQTILTIVVVDSRGLGLDIVTQFLIYGSYFTVIHGIFMIRSICVLVSCKCQRKIVRSCTEQLNQTEHDSREQIVTSYMTRP